A window of the Equus przewalskii isolate Varuska chromosome 10, EquPr2, whole genome shotgun sequence genome harbors these coding sequences:
- the ERLN gene encoding small integral membrane protein 6, giving the protein MDKLITKQNLTWNDEFWENPWDKGALAVIILFIATVLLLILFAIVFGLLSPLEVNQYEDS; this is encoded by the coding sequence ATGGACAAACTGATAACAAAGCAGAACCTCACCTGGAATGATGAGTTCTGGGAGAACCCCTGGGACAAGGGGGCCCTGGCAGTGATCATCTTATTCATTGCCACGGTTCTGCTTCTAATCTTGTTTGCTATTGTATTTGGTTTACTCTCTCCACTTGAGGTCAACCAGTATGAAGACTCATGA